The bacterium genome window below encodes:
- a CDS encoding electron transfer flavoprotein subunit beta/FixA family protein: MKILVAIKPVPNPDEKVKIKGDGSGIVLDNIKMVVNPFCEIAVEEALRIREKLTGEVVVVTVGPKVGEQQVRTALAMGADRAVLVEAGTDLDSLAVAKVLAKVVSGEKAELVLMGKQSVDDDNNQVGQILAAVLGWPQATFASKVEFVADNRKANVTREVDGGLETIEVALPAVVTTDLRLNEPRYASLPGIMKAKKKELKVVPLASLGVDMAPRVKVLSYAAPKQRAGGGRVADVAELMSKLKNEAKVL, encoded by the coding sequence GTGAAGATCCTGGTCGCCATCAAGCCGGTCCCCAACCCCGACGAGAAGGTCAAGATCAAGGGGGACGGGAGCGGGATCGTCCTGGACAACATCAAGATGGTCGTGAACCCGTTCTGCGAGATCGCGGTCGAGGAGGCGCTGCGGATCCGGGAGAAGCTGACCGGCGAAGTGGTCGTCGTGACCGTCGGCCCGAAGGTTGGCGAGCAGCAGGTGCGCACGGCGCTGGCGATGGGCGCGGACCGCGCGGTGCTGGTCGAGGCGGGGACCGACCTCGACTCGCTGGCGGTGGCGAAGGTGCTGGCGAAGGTCGTCTCCGGCGAGAAGGCCGAGTTGGTGCTGATGGGGAAGCAGTCGGTGGACGACGACAACAACCAGGTGGGACAGATCCTCGCGGCGGTGCTCGGGTGGCCGCAGGCGACCTTCGCGTCGAAGGTCGAGTTCGTAGCGGACAACAGGAAGGCGAACGTGACCCGCGAGGTCGACGGCGGGCTGGAGACGATCGAGGTGGCGCTCCCGGCGGTGGTGACCACGGACCTGCGGCTGAACGAGCCGCGGTACGCGTCGCTCCCCGGCATCATGAAGGCGAAGAAGAAGGAACTGAAGGTCGTTCCTCTGGCGTCGCTGGGCGTGGACATGGCCCCGAGGGTGAAGGTTCTCTCGTATGCCGCTCCGAAGCAGCGTGCGGGCGGCGGCCGGGTGGCGGATGTTGCGGAGCTGATGTCGAAGCTGAAAAACGAGGCGAAGGTCCTCTAA
- a CDS encoding YjbH domain-containing protein has translation MDLPSPEYSPVRYERHTRDPAQKKYFPTAVRSPLNFGARVKPLKWLEIGASWQRGNEFGVTASVAFDIGRPLVPVYDEPYMETAGASRAPIQDRIAFALSAVGFSDIAVSDDGFTLRVDAQNDRYFFAPRAVEVLLATIAPFVPPGVEYVRVQLKENGIPMAEAAVSASALSGAGDGFFAADRIRAAAGSTTASNRRLRRSSTIRPASSSTASAWPGRSARSPGGAGPFSSASRDTR, from the coding sequence GTGGATCTCCCTTCTCCGGAGTATTCCCCGGTCCGCTACGAACGGCATACCCGGGATCCAGCGCAGAAGAAATATTTTCCGACGGCCGTCCGCTCTCCGTTGAATTTCGGCGCACGCGTAAAGCCGCTCAAGTGGCTGGAAATCGGCGCGAGCTGGCAGCGGGGAAACGAGTTCGGCGTCACCGCCTCCGTCGCCTTCGACATCGGCCGGCCGCTCGTCCCCGTCTACGACGAACCGTACATGGAGACCGCCGGGGCGTCCCGCGCCCCGATACAGGACCGGATCGCCTTCGCCCTCTCCGCCGTCGGCTTCAGCGACATCGCCGTCTCGGACGACGGTTTCACCTTGCGGGTCGACGCGCAGAACGACCGGTACTTCTTCGCGCCCCGCGCCGTCGAGGTGCTTCTCGCCACGATCGCCCCGTTCGTCCCGCCGGGCGTCGAATACGTCCGGGTGCAGTTGAAGGAGAACGGCATCCCGATGGCGGAGGCGGCCGTATCGGCCTCCGCGCTCTCCGGGGCGGGAGACGGCTTCTTCGCCGCCGACCGGATCCGCGCCGCCGCCGGTTCGACTACAGCCTCAAACCGTCGTTTGAGGCGTTCCTCAACGATCCGTCCGGCTTCTTCAAGTACCGCGTCGGCCTGGCCGGGTCGCTCAGCGCGTTCCCCTGGCGGGGCGGGACCTTTCTCCTCGGCATCGAGGGATACCCGCTGA
- the gmd gene encoding GDP-mannose 4,6-dehydratase, whose amino-acid sequence MPKALITGITGQDGSYLVEFLLSKGYEVHGIIRRASTFNTGRLDHIYVDPHAAGARMFLHYGDLSDGGQLTNLIYNVLPDEIYHLGAQSHVRVSFDIPEYTGDITGLGTTRILESLRRAGSKARYYQASSSEMFGASPPPQSEKTPFYPRSPYGAAKVYSYWMAVNYREAYDMFACNGILFNHESPRRGETFVTRKITRAIARIKAGMQKELYLGNLDARRDWGFAYEYVQAMWRILQHDRGDDFVVGTGQSHSVKEFLGEAFSYAGLDWKEHVKIDPKYFRPTEVENLIADASKAKRLLGWEPKVTFKEIVRIMVDADLEDAGLPTPGEGRKILAAKGLPVGSKL is encoded by the coding sequence ATGCCCAAGGCACTCATCACCGGCATCACCGGCCAGGACGGGTCGTACCTGGTAGAGTTCCTGCTGTCGAAGGGGTACGAAGTCCACGGCATCATCCGCCGCGCCTCCACCTTCAACACGGGTCGCCTCGACCACATCTACGTCGACCCGCACGCCGCCGGGGCCCGCATGTTCCTGCACTACGGCGACCTGTCGGACGGCGGGCAGCTCACCAACCTCATCTACAACGTCCTGCCGGACGAGATCTACCATTTGGGTGCGCAAAGCCACGTGCGCGTTTCCTTCGACATCCCCGAATACACCGGCGACATCACCGGCCTTGGAACCACCCGCATCCTCGAGTCGCTGCGCCGGGCGGGCAGCAAGGCCCGCTACTACCAGGCATCTTCCAGCGAGATGTTCGGCGCCAGCCCCCCGCCGCAGTCCGAGAAGACCCCCTTCTATCCGCGGTCCCCGTACGGAGCCGCCAAGGTCTACTCCTACTGGATGGCGGTCAACTACCGGGAAGCGTACGACATGTTCGCCTGCAACGGGATCCTCTTCAACCACGAGTCCCCCCGCCGCGGCGAGACGTTCGTCACCCGCAAGATCACCCGCGCGATCGCGAGGATCAAGGCGGGGATGCAGAAGGAGCTGTACCTCGGCAACCTCGACGCGCGGCGCGACTGGGGATTCGCCTACGAATACGTCCAGGCGATGTGGCGCATCCTGCAGCACGACCGGGGGGACGATTTCGTCGTCGGGACAGGCCAGTCGCACTCGGTGAAAGAGTTCCTCGGGGAGGCATTCTCCTACGCGGGGCTCGACTGGAAGGAGCACGTGAAGATCGATCCGAAATATTTCCGGCCCACCGAGGTCGAGAACCTGATCGCCGACGCGTCGAAGGCGAAGAGGCTGCTCGGATGGGAGCCGAAGGTGACGTTCAAGGAGATCGTGCGGATCATGGTCGACGCCGACCTGGAGGACGCGGGGCTTCCGACCCCCGGCGAGGGCCGCAAAATCCTCGCCGCCAAGGGCCTCCCCGTCGGCTCGAAACTGTAA
- the rfbD gene encoding dTDP-4-dehydrorhamnose reductase has translation MRLLITGGIGLLGKEVGEVFRDRAEILPTDREECDVTDPAACRREVAGFRPDVVIHCAAYTAVDRAESEPEAARLLNVEGTRNVARACRERGALMVTFGTDYIFDGTSRRPYREEDPGNPLSVYGKTKWAAEQALREEGGDHLLVRTQWLFGPGGRNFIRTILEKARRGEALRVASDQVGCPTFSRDLAVAVRILLDAGARGTVHFSGEGETSWFGLARYVLQHCGLPTESLFPARSRELPYPAPRPAYGVLSKERYRTVTGVSPRPWEEAVREYLGMIHPEGGAG, from the coding sequence GTGAGGCTGCTGATCACCGGCGGGATCGGCCTGCTCGGGAAAGAGGTCGGCGAGGTCTTTCGCGATCGCGCGGAGATCCTCCCGACGGACAGGGAGGAGTGTGACGTGACGGACCCCGCGGCGTGCCGGCGGGAGGTCGCCGGGTTCCGCCCGGACGTGGTGATCCATTGCGCGGCCTACACGGCCGTGGACCGGGCGGAGAGCGAACCGGAGGCGGCGCGCCTTCTCAACGTCGAGGGGACGCGCAACGTCGCGCGCGCCTGCCGCGAGCGCGGGGCCTTGATGGTCACCTTCGGCACCGATTACATCTTCGACGGAACGTCGCGCCGGCCGTATCGGGAAGAGGATCCGGGGAACCCGCTCTCCGTGTACGGAAAGACGAAGTGGGCCGCCGAGCAGGCGCTTCGGGAGGAGGGGGGCGACCACCTGCTGGTGCGAACGCAGTGGCTGTTCGGCCCCGGGGGGCGGAATTTCATCCGCACGATCCTCGAGAAGGCGCGGCGGGGGGAAGCGCTTCGGGTCGCGTCGGACCAGGTCGGGTGCCCGACGTTTTCGAGGGACCTTGCCGTCGCGGTCCGCATCCTTCTCGACGCGGGCGCGCGGGGGACGGTCCACTTCTCCGGCGAAGGGGAGACGAGCTGGTTCGGCCTCGCCCGGTACGTGCTGCAGCATTGCGGGTTGCCGACGGAGTCGCTGTTCCCGGCACGGTCGCGGGAATTGCCGTACCCGGCGCCAAGGCCGGCGTACGGCGTTTTGAGCAAGGAGAGGTATCGCACGGTCACGGGGGTCTCCCCGAGGCCGTGGGAGGAAGCGGTGAGGGAGTACCTTGGGATGATCCATCCGGAAGGGGGGGCGGGCTGA
- the rfbB gene encoding dTDP-glucose 4,6-dehydratase, with translation MRILVAGGAGFIGSNFIRYILGAHSDGSVVNVDKLTYAGNLANLADVAGDPRYVFRRADICDAAGIVRIFAEEKPEAVVNFAAETHVDRSIDDPALFLRTNILGTQVLLDVARKSGVARYLQISTDEVYGSLGATGKFSEESPLKPNSPYAASKTSADLLVRAYGKTFGLPVLVTRCSNNYGPYQFPEKLIPFFVTLLREGKPVPVYGDGMNVRDWIHVEDHSRAVDAVLQRGRPGEIYNVGGGNERTNIEITKLLIAAMGKDERAMKFVPDRPGHDRRYAIDDAKIRAELGVVPQVPFEEGLRATVRWYIDNEPWWRAVQSGEYQSFYDRWYVRKDRA, from the coding sequence ATGCGGATTCTCGTCGCCGGGGGGGCCGGCTTCATCGGCTCGAACTTCATCCGGTACATCCTCGGTGCCCACTCCGACGGGTCCGTCGTGAACGTGGACAAGCTGACCTACGCGGGGAACCTGGCGAATCTGGCGGACGTGGCGGGGGATCCGCGGTACGTCTTCCGGCGGGCGGACATCTGCGACGCGGCCGGGATCGTGAGGATCTTCGCGGAGGAGAAGCCGGAGGCGGTCGTGAATTTCGCCGCCGAGACGCACGTGGACCGCAGCATCGACGACCCGGCGCTCTTCCTGCGGACGAATATCCTGGGGACACAGGTGCTGCTCGACGTGGCGCGAAAGAGCGGGGTCGCCCGGTACCTGCAGATCTCGACCGACGAGGTGTACGGCTCGCTGGGGGCCACCGGGAAGTTCTCCGAGGAGTCGCCCCTGAAGCCCAACTCTCCCTATGCCGCCAGCAAGACGTCCGCGGACCTGCTGGTGCGGGCGTACGGGAAGACGTTCGGCCTGCCGGTGCTCGTCACCCGCTGTTCGAACAACTACGGTCCGTACCAGTTTCCCGAGAAGCTCATCCCGTTCTTCGTGACGCTGCTGCGCGAGGGGAAGCCGGTGCCGGTGTACGGCGACGGGATGAACGTTCGCGACTGGATCCACGTGGAGGACCATTCACGGGCGGTGGATGCGGTGCTGCAGCGCGGGCGCCCCGGCGAGATCTACAACGTGGGCGGGGGGAACGAGCGGACGAACATCGAGATCACGAAACTGCTGATCGCCGCGATGGGGAAGGACGAGCGGGCGATGAAGTTCGTCCCCGACCGACCGGGCCACGACCGGCGGTACGCGATCGACGACGCGAAGATCCGGGCCGAACTGGGCGTCGTCCCGCAGGTTCCGTTCGAGGAAGGGCTGCGCGCCACGGTGCGCTGGTACATCGACAACGAACCGTGGTGGCGGGCGGTCCAGTCCGGTGAGTACCAGTCGTTCTACGATCGCTGGTACGTCCGCAAAGATCGCGCCTGA
- a CDS encoding dTDP-4-dehydrorhamnose 3,5-epimerase family protein produces the protein MIDGVMVKQLKVIPDERGRLMEILREDDEIYMRFGQVYLTTGYPGVVKAWHYHKVQFDHFCVVKGMMKVVLYDSRDGSTTKGEVNEFFLGEHRPIVLRIPPLVYHGFKTISVEEAFLINVSTQTYKYDAPDEFRVPPHDNDIPHEWARKDG, from the coding sequence ATGATCGACGGCGTGATGGTGAAGCAGCTGAAAGTCATCCCGGACGAGCGCGGGCGGCTGATGGAGATCCTGCGCGAGGACGACGAGATCTACATGCGGTTCGGCCAGGTGTACCTGACCACCGGGTACCCGGGCGTCGTCAAGGCGTGGCACTACCACAAGGTCCAGTTCGACCACTTCTGCGTGGTCAAGGGGATGATGAAGGTCGTGCTCTACGATTCGCGGGACGGCTCCACCACGAAGGGGGAGGTGAACGAATTCTTCCTCGGAGAGCACCGGCCGATCGTCCTGCGGATCCCGCCGCTCGTCTACCACGGGTTCAAGACGATCAGCGTGGAAGAGGCGTTCCTGATCAACGTATCCACGCAGACCTACAAGTACGACGCGCCGGACGAGTTCCGCGTTCCTCCGCACGACAACGACATCCCCCACGAATGGGCGAGGAAGGACGGGTGA
- a CDS encoding YjbH domain-containing protein: protein MMFPRRIAGAGAFVAAFLLFALFHPAVAVAISDPHGTRLYGSQAIVATKRILPLDVDVSFGFGNGRLGKEPLPEQGEGFEIELLTDPRKWARGALPFGGIQYAPAPWISLLRSIPRSATNGIPGIQRRRNIFRRPSALR from the coding sequence ATGATGTTCCCCCGACGCATCGCCGGAGCCGGCGCGTTCGTCGCCGCCTTCCTCCTTTTCGCGCTCTTCCACCCCGCCGTCGCCGTCGCGATCTCCGACCCGCACGGAACGCGCCTCTACGGTTCGCAGGCGATCGTCGCGACCAAGCGGATCCTCCCCCTGGACGTCGACGTCTCGTTCGGCTTCGGCAACGGCCGCCTCGGCAAAGAGCCCCTTCCGGAGCAGGGGGAAGGGTTCGAGATCGAACTGCTCACCGACCCGCGCAAGTGGGCCCGCGGGGCCCTCCCGTTCGGCGGCATCCAGTACGCCCCCGCGCCGTGGATCTCCCTTCTCCGGAGTATTCCCCGGTCCGCTACGAACGGCATACCCGGGATCCAGCGCAGAAGAAATATTTTCCGACGGCCGTCCGCTCTCCGTTGA
- a CDS encoding NAD-dependent epimerase/dehydratase family protein, whose product MSGFAGKKILVTGGSGFLGAPVIAQLLGRGARREDITVPRSARFDLRLPAACAEVVAGQDLVIHLAANAGGIGWNQEYPGSLFYDNAAMGIHLMEESRKAGVKKFVQIGTVCAYPFQPPRIPFREDDLWAGYPERTNAPYGMAKKMLMVMGQAYRQEYDFNVIYLLPENLYGPRDHFFEPKKSHVIPALVRKFVDARDSGAPEVVVWGSGYFKGTPVSREFLYVDDAAEAIALAAERYDESAPVNIGAGREVPINDLIAMVGEMTGYRGRIVRDLTKPDGQPRRCLDTSRAKEKFGFTARTPFEEGLRRTIAWYEEARRERRRERDE is encoded by the coding sequence ATGAGCGGGTTCGCGGGAAAGAAGATCCTGGTCACCGGCGGGTCGGGTTTCCTCGGGGCCCCCGTCATTGCGCAGTTGCTCGGCCGAGGTGCGCGCCGGGAGGACATCACGGTCCCGCGGTCGGCCCGGTTCGACCTTCGCCTCCCGGCGGCGTGCGCGGAGGTCGTCGCGGGGCAGGATCTCGTCATCCACCTCGCGGCCAACGCCGGCGGGATCGGCTGGAACCAGGAGTACCCCGGTTCCCTTTTCTACGACAACGCGGCGATGGGGATCCACCTGATGGAGGAGTCCCGCAAGGCGGGGGTGAAAAAATTCGTCCAGATCGGCACCGTCTGCGCCTACCCTTTCCAGCCGCCGCGCATCCCGTTCCGCGAGGACGACCTCTGGGCGGGATATCCCGAGCGGACCAATGCCCCGTACGGCATGGCCAAGAAAATGTTGATGGTGATGGGACAGGCGTACCGACAGGAGTACGACTTCAACGTGATCTACCTGCTCCCCGAGAACCTGTACGGCCCCCGCGACCATTTCTTCGAGCCGAAGAAGTCGCACGTCATCCCGGCGCTCGTCAGGAAGTTCGTCGACGCCCGCGACTCCGGAGCGCCCGAGGTGGTCGTATGGGGGAGCGGCTACTTCAAGGGCACCCCCGTGTCGCGCGAGTTCCTTTACGTGGACGACGCCGCCGAGGCGATCGCATTGGCCGCGGAGCGGTACGACGAGTCGGCGCCGGTGAACATCGGCGCGGGCCGCGAGGTGCCGATCAACGACCTGATCGCCATGGTGGGCGAGATGACCGGCTACCGGGGGAGGATCGTACGCGACCTCACGAAGCCCGACGGCCAGCCCCGCCGCTGCCTCGACACCTCCAGGGCGAAGGAGAAGTTCGGTTTCACCGCGCGTACGCCGTTCGAGGAAGGGCTGCGCAGGACGATCGCGTGGTACGAGGAGGCGCGACGGGAACGCCGTCGCGAACGGGACGAATGA
- a CDS encoding UDP-glucose/GDP-mannose dehydrogenase family protein: MNVAIVGTGYVGLVTGVCLAERGNAVHCVDTNPSVFEKLNAGQVTIYEPGLEDIYLRNLKKGRISFSGDLEKAVVPAEIVFLCLPTPPGEDGSADLKSILQVAEDLGKIFARNPALGYKVVVDKSTVPVGTSDKVQAAIRANAGPAFQFDVVSNPEFLREGFAVEDFLRPERVVIGSSEERAIVALKDLYEPFLQTGSKVIVMDEKSAEVTKYAANAFLALKISYMNDLANFVDAVGADIDRIRDGIGSDSRIGPKFLFPGLGYGGSCLPKDVKALLKSASDAGSALSVLQAVEDINQEQRKRFFRKIERHFGGKLEGRRFAVWGVAFKPNTDDTREAPVFHLIDEMLNARASVVVFDPEAMGGAQARYGDRVEYAESSYGALQGADALVIATEWNEFRKPDFGLMKSLMRQPVIFDGRNIYDPKKMRERGFLYHSIGRKAHENHEPAATAEQGRS; encoded by the coding sequence ATGAACGTGGCGATCGTCGGAACGGGGTACGTGGGGCTGGTGACCGGGGTCTGCCTTGCCGAACGGGGCAACGCGGTGCACTGCGTCGACACGAACCCGTCGGTGTTCGAGAAGTTGAACGCGGGACAGGTGACGATCTACGAGCCCGGGCTCGAGGACATCTACCTGCGCAACCTGAAGAAGGGGAGGATCTCCTTCTCCGGGGATCTCGAGAAGGCGGTCGTTCCGGCCGAGATCGTCTTCCTGTGCCTGCCGACCCCCCCGGGGGAAGACGGCTCCGCGGACCTGAAGTCCATCCTGCAGGTGGCGGAAGACCTCGGAAAGATCTTCGCGCGCAACCCGGCCTTGGGGTACAAGGTGGTTGTCGACAAATCCACCGTGCCGGTGGGTACGAGCGACAAGGTCCAGGCGGCGATCCGGGCGAACGCGGGGCCGGCGTTCCAATTCGACGTCGTGTCGAACCCGGAATTCCTGCGCGAGGGGTTCGCGGTCGAGGATTTCCTGCGGCCGGAGCGTGTGGTGATCGGGTCGAGCGAGGAGCGGGCGATCGTGGCCCTCAAGGACCTCTACGAGCCGTTCCTGCAGACCGGCAGCAAGGTCATCGTGATGGACGAAAAAAGCGCCGAGGTGACCAAGTACGCGGCGAACGCCTTTCTCGCCCTCAAGATCTCCTACATGAACGACCTCGCGAACTTCGTGGACGCCGTGGGGGCCGACATCGACAGGATCCGCGACGGGATCGGCTCCGATTCGCGGATCGGGCCCAAGTTTCTCTTCCCGGGACTGGGGTACGGCGGGTCGTGTCTCCCGAAAGACGTGAAAGCGCTTCTGAAAAGCGCGTCCGACGCGGGGTCGGCGCTCTCCGTCCTCCAGGCCGTGGAGGATATCAACCAGGAGCAGCGGAAGCGTTTCTTCCGGAAGATAGAGCGTCACTTCGGCGGCAAGCTCGAGGGGCGGCGGTTCGCCGTCTGGGGGGTCGCGTTCAAGCCGAACACGGACGACACGCGGGAGGCGCCGGTCTTCCACCTGATCGACGAGATGCTGAATGCCAGGGCATCGGTGGTGGTCTTCGACCCGGAGGCGATGGGGGGTGCGCAGGCCCGGTACGGGGACCGGGTCGAATACGCCGAGTCGTCGTACGGAGCGCTGCAGGGGGCCGACGCGCTGGTGATCGCGACGGAGTGGAACGAGTTCCGCAAGCCCGATTTCGGGCTGATGAAGTCCCTGATGCGGCAACCGGTCATCTTCGACGGGCGCAACATCTACGACCCGAAGAAGATGCGGGAGCGCGGGTTCCTGTACCACTCTATCGGCCGCAAGGCCCACGAGAACCACGAGCCCGCCGCAACCGCAGAACAGGGACGTTCCTGA
- a CDS encoding caspase family protein, with product MKKALLVGINRYPDPRHELKGCVNDVHQMAETLKSRCGFPGGGNMRILTDARATRLAILDGLDWLTAAASPGDSLVFHYSGHGSQVPDRNGDETTDRLDEILCPYDLDWNAPLTDDDLAAASANVPQGALLTVILDCCHSGTGLRDVALSGHRHDPPGLTRSAHPAFPGGAIPRGNFVRPRGVPPPDASDRHRFLPPPETPAPPPRRPRGAARRFGVSLTRTNAVLIAACRDDQTSADAWIDGGYHGAHTYYLCRTLRNGSRDLTYQALVSAVGTVLSRAGFDQVPQLEGPARLLRAAMFASESR from the coding sequence ATGAAGAAAGCGCTGCTGGTCGGCATCAACCGGTACCCGGATCCGCGCCACGAACTGAAAGGGTGCGTGAACGACGTCCACCAGATGGCCGAAACGCTGAAAAGCCGGTGCGGCTTTCCCGGCGGTGGGAACATGCGCATTCTCACCGACGCCCGCGCCACCAGGTTGGCGATCCTCGACGGCCTCGACTGGCTCACCGCAGCGGCCTCCCCGGGCGACTCCCTCGTCTTCCACTACTCCGGCCACGGCTCCCAGGTGCCCGACCGGAACGGCGACGAGACGACCGACCGGCTTGACGAGATCCTCTGCCCGTACGACCTCGACTGGAATGCCCCGCTGACCGACGACGATCTTGCTGCCGCCTCCGCCAACGTACCGCAAGGCGCGCTCCTGACCGTCATCCTCGACTGCTGCCACTCCGGCACCGGCCTGCGCGACGTCGCCCTCTCCGGCCACCGACATGATCCGCCCGGCCTCACGCGGTCCGCGCATCCCGCGTTCCCCGGAGGCGCCATCCCCCGCGGGAATTTCGTCCGCCCCCGCGGCGTTCCTCCGCCCGACGCCTCCGACCGGCACCGCTTCCTCCCTCCTCCGGAAACGCCTGCTCCGCCTCCGCGGCGCCCGCGCGGCGCCGCCCGCCGGTTCGGCGTCAGCCTCACCCGGACCAACGCGGTGCTCATCGCCGCCTGCCGCGACGACCAGACCTCGGCCGACGCCTGGATCGACGGCGGCTACCACGGCGCCCACACGTACTACCTCTGCCGCACGCTGCGCAACGGGAGCCGCGACCTCACCTATCAAGCCCTCGTCTCCGCTGTCGGGACGGTCCTCTCCCGCGCCGGTTTCGACCAGGTCCCCCAGCTCGAAGGCCCGGCTCGCCTGCTCCGAGCCGCGATGTTCGCGTCGGAATCGCGGTGA